TCTCGAACAGGTGAATTTCATTCGCTCTTCCTCCCGATATTCTGATATGATGATATTTTTTTATATATAAAGGGGTTAGCCGTAGTATTAGTAGGGGCTGTGATTTTGTGTATAACCGGTCAAAACACTTGTCAACACAAGAAACTTGATTGTTGATAAGTTGTAGATAAACAAGTTTTATTTTGCATGTTTTACACACTGTTCCACAGAGATCGGTTTATACACAAGATACGAACAATTCTGTGTACAGGGTTATCCCCTAGTTATTCTCAATCAAGTTGATAAGTTCTTTGACGGTATTGTCAAGCTGACGGCTTTTTGTTCTTTCACTGCTGATCTTCGTGAAAGCATGTATGATCGTTGTATGGTCGCGACCGCCGAACAGTTCTCCGATATGAGGGAACGACTCTTCTGTCAGCTCTCGGCAGAGATACATCGCGATCTGACGCGGTACGACGACATTTTTCGTTCTTTTTTTACCTAACAGATCGTTCATCGTGATCTTGAAATATTCGGTCGTGATCTTTTGGATGAGATCGATCGTAATAGGAGGTTTTATATTATCGAGGAATATCTCTTTGAGTGCATCATCGGCGATCTTGGCTGTGATCTCATCACCACTTTCTAAGATCTCTTGTTTTTTGAGTGTTTCGATATAACCTTTTAAGCGGATGAGCGCGCCTTCCATCGTACGGACGTTGTTGTCGATACGGCTGGCGATGTAGATAATGATATTATCGGGAACGGTCATCCCCATCAATGCAACTTTTTTGCGTAAGATGGCAATACGTGTTTCAAGATCGGGCGGTTTGATATCGGCCGTCATACCCGATTCAAAACGGCTTTTGAGGCGTTCGTCGAGCGTCTGTACCTCACGCGGCTGACGGTCGCTTGTGATGACGATCTGTTTTTTTGCTTCGTACAGCGTATTGAACGTATGGAAAAATTCTTCCTGTGTACGTTCTTTATTTGTCAAAAACTGAATATCGTCGATAAGAAGTAAATCGATATTACGATATTTCTGGCGGAATGCTTCTGTCGAATTGTCGCGGATCGAATTGATAAGCTCATTTGTAAACTTTTCGCTCGAAGCATAGACGATCTTGGTATTCGGTTTTTTCTCAAGTATCTTGTGTGCGATCGCATGCAGA
The Selenomonadales bacterium genome window above contains:
- the dnaA gene encoding chromosomal replication initiator protein DnaA; the encoded protein is MDTAQLNEIWEQIVLELQNDKDYMVFAVWIAQLEPFSFENNCLVMKTKKTMVKEWIERRYLNNITNTLYAIWKKDIQFHIIVEQDKAEEQSDIAPQPVVITQPKPPAVKKEEEDTFSDLSFLNPNYTFDNFVSGNSTMIAFSISQAVAERPGEIYNPLFLYGNSGLGKTHLLHAIAHKILEKKPNTKIVYASSEKFTNELINSIRDNSTEAFRQKYRNIDLLLIDDIQFLTNKERTQEEFFHTFNTLYEAKKQIVITSDRQPREVQTLDERLKSRFESGMTADIKPPDLETRIAILRKKVALMGMTVPDNIIIYIASRIDNNVRTMEGALIRLKGYIETLKKQEILESGDEITAKIADDALKEIFLDNIKPPITIDLIQKITTEYFKITMNDLLGKKRTKNVVVPRQIAMYLCRELTEESFPHIGELFGGRDHTTIIHAFTKISSERTKSRQLDNTVKELINLIENN